TCTACTCATGTGAAAATTGGCAGCTTCACTACAGTGACTACCTATGACTCACAGGGCAAACTGCTATTTACTGAGAGATTTCATTTTCTCTGGTGATTCTCTCAAAAACATTTTAGGCATTATTGGATTTTACAAAAAACAGTGTTAAAGACTTCCCAGAAGAATGCTTTCCCAGCCTAGAAAGTAGCTCCTTGTGTGTACTGGTGCATCAGTCCAGTCCATATTAGAAGAGTACCACATGAGAGAGTAAGCAGACAGAAGCTCTGGGAGCTGGACTGGTTTCATAACACCTTCCTCCATTCTTTTTGGTACAGGTTTTCCAGTACAGGCTGTTACTTACCGGAATGCAGATTCCCCCAAAGAGGAAAGGTATTccagaaaaatttcttcagtgACTTCAGTGTTCCCCAGATCAACAACTGTGTCTGGAGGGCCAAGAAGTGTCCCTCCCTGTAAAAATGAACAGCCAGAAGATACTGTCATCAAATGATCAGGCTGAATTCTCTTGGAGCAATCTACTGAATAAAGCTGTTATGGTTCGTGCAGGCACAAAAGAAGGAGCTTTTGGGATGTTTATCAACATCCCAAGGAGGAGCTTTTGGGATGTTTATCAAGCAAAAAGCCCTGTTGGCCTCCCTTGTTCTGCACTCAAGAGAATGAGAAGGAACATGAAACTCCCATTTCAGCTGGTATATTTGGCTCTTTGGGCTGAAAGCTCTAAGCTATGGCAAAACTCTCCTTTAGAAGCATGGCCCATCCATTTTACCTCTCTAAGAACAGAAAGGTCTGAGAAAACATTGTGGTCTGGGGCTTTTTTTACTCTTAAAAAAGTCTGCATGTAACACTTAATGATACAGAATTGGACAAGGTGTCACTCTGGCAAAGCAGTTGCAAAAGGTGTTCTGCATAGATTGGCTCTACCAGAAGAAGCAACCCCCAGCCTGAACTGAGTTGGGCTTAAACCCACTGTCCATGCTCCCCTCACCCTCAGTTCCTTGGGAAACCATGACAAGCAGCTGGCTTCAGCATCTGTCTAAATTTAGAagtcttttgctgcttttctaaAAGACAGGAACACAAGCAATTCTGATCAGATAACTTTACAAAAAATTATCAGAAAATTAAGTTTAACTTACAGGTGCACAGCTGGAGATCCCTCCACTGCCATAGAAGAATTCATCCTTATGGACTATTATGGAGGTGTGCCtgccacagaaaacaaaacaaaacaaaaaagttaaaatcaaggaaaaaagtaaatagCCTAGCAGATAAATCACTGATAAATTGATGAGCTGAAGGACCTAATGAAGGGAATAACTGAAAGAAAAGGTCAATGTGTTTCTGTGAGTGGGAATAGGATCTGCTGAGACATGAATGGATATGGAAGCAATGATTATCAAGCCTACTGTAATCCTGCAAGCAGTTAGGAAAGAACAGGTTTAGCTAAGAGCCCAGGCATGAGCCTCTCTCAGCTAACGGGCTGAGGGTGAGGTCAGCCCTCAGAGACAGAACTTGACCTGCTACCACCCTGACAGAGACTTCCCACGGCCTGAGAAGATGGTCACACAGCCACTGGAGACAGATCAGAGGACAGGAAAATGGATGGACAAGGGTTTAGGGGTTTTCTTGCCTCTAAAatgaaaccaaacaaaccctCTTTGTGTGATATCAAAATTCTTGATATGAATTATAGGAAATTAAGGGGGTTTTTTGTGACTGAATGTAGATACTGCTCTTATATGACAGAAGACTTGATTCTGTAATACCTTCTTCCCACCTACTCTTTTCCTATCATGTTTAGTCATGCCTGGAATTACAAGACAAAGTGCTTGGGACAAGGACCCCATCTTAACCCTTGAAAAAGTACACATGTTCACAAAAACACAACAGCTACTAACAACACCCTATTCCATGGGGTCCACTGAGCTTTGAACAGAGTGGTTTAACTAGCACCTGACTGTACATAATCCTACTGCCAATCTCTATGCAGCAGCAAAAAGTGCCTTGCTCTCTCTTCCACCACAAAATGTTCTGAAGCTCTGAAGCATATATAACTGCATATTGAAAATACTTCCTACACCAGTGTTTTACCCACATGATGCAATTTAAATCTAGTCACTTACCAGATGCCATCCAGCTGTTTCCCTGtatgcagagaaaagaagagtTATTAGCAATGTATTTTCCAGATTTCAGCCTACTTTCCATCAATCACTTAGGAACCATGCTTATTATTTCACCATGAGAGCAACACAAAAGATTTaatccagagctgcttttaaaatttcaaattaaCTACTTAATCCCCACACCCTCTGTACTTAATCCCTCCCGACAGGCAGAGGTAGTAATGCCATCCTATCCTTCTGATGCTTACCTTCCTTAGGTGTTTTTCTACAGACCAAGAAAACATTTTCCTAAAATTAGAGTCTTCAATCAGGAGCAGAAGAGTTGAATTTAACAGATTTCATAACTGCAGGCAGCTGGCAAGCAGAGTGTATTCAGTTCTCCTTTTCATTAGCTGATGAGAGGTCTGACTTAAACATATGAGCAGTGGTGGTAGCCTCTATAATGTATTCCATgatttcctcttttccctcccAACCCCTGCCCTTAAAAATTAGTTTAAGTGGGAACTGAGGTAGAGAAGTACAGCACTGAAATTTACACAAGTTATAAAGCTGTGTGTTTTCCAGAACAAAGCAACAAAGACTTGCTTCAAGCACCACCACACTGATAATATAATTGGGTCTCAGAGAAAAGGTcccttttaaaatgtgtttccaGTTCCCTAGAAGTAGGAGACCTAAACCTCTTTGTTGTTCATAGTAGGATCTCAAGATTAAACCTATTAAACCTCAAAAGGTCACCAGCTTTTACTGCTCCAGGCTCAATTATTTTATCTATCATAGGCTCAATTATTTTGTCTATCATAACTGAAAGGCTTGGTCCCTGGTACCCTCCCTTTGGGAGCTTGGAGGGAGCTGGTGCATGCTGAGGGAGATGCGTTATAACTTCATTTCCTGAACAAGGTGCAGAACCCCCAAAAAGCAGATTTAGAACAGAAAAACTTTGTGCATACCAGCATTTGGTATTCTCTTGAACCCAAGCACTAGACTGAGTACTCCTCTGGCCACAAGAAAAAGCAATCACCAACAcgtttttttcctctcaggtCTGAAGCAAAATAGGTACCTGCTTCAGATGAGGGTCatggcagagcagaggcagggaaaaggcTGTTGTGACAACAGAGACATCAGCTGAAGTGAGCATGTGTAGCTTTGAAGCAGGAGGACTGATCTGTCACTCCCATGGgtcacagccaggcagcagccACATTCCCTGTCAACCCATTGCACAGAAATGTGGGCTTGGAGTAGGATGAAGGCCAAGAGAGAGAGGCCATGGCAGAACCAGAACATTGTGTTGCAGTATCTCAGAAGCATCTGCTGGCCCCTTAGCTTGTCCCACTGCTGTGCTTCGTGAGCCTTTGGCCTTTGCTCCACATGCTCCCCAGGAGAGGTTTCACCTCACActccagagctgccagctctgcagcccattggccctgcaggctcagcaccacaggcagcactggccTCTGCTTGGCTCTACCCTTTGGCTTTGCCCAGTTAGCATTCTCTGTATCTATTAACAAACTATTACGCATTTGCTCATGATAAATCACTTTTTCACTAGAAACTTGAACTTTATCCTTCAGACCAGAGAAACAAACCATTTCAAAGGCAGCACATATTAGAATCGTGCCTGTCCTTTGCATGCTAAATTGAAAGAGAACATCTTAGTATATTTACTTTCACACACACCTGCAGCAGACAATAACAAAATACTTTCCAGAGAGTTGGCACTTTGTACCTAGATACTGAATGCAGGTGAAAGAGCTGTGGTAGATATTGACAATGTCACAGGTGCTGCCAGGACCTGCTCATGCAATTACAACACCTACCTGAAAATACCATTGCAGCAAAAGCTACACAATGGGCTGCTCTAGCAAGGTTGCAGCCCACAGCTCAAGGGAAGTGACTCTGTCCTCCAGTTTGACACTTGTGAGaccacatctggagtgctgtgtccactTTTGGATCACCACAGTATAAAAGACACTGACATACCAGGCTGGAGCACTTACTGTactgaagaagagctgagaaaaCTGGTGTGTTCATCCTCAAGAAGAGAAAGCCAAGAGTCTGTATTCCTGTCTACAAGTACCCAACAGGTATGGATGAAAGGGGACCCTTGCTCTGCTCAGATAGCACAGAGCAAGGCAACAGGTGCTagctggaaaatgggaaattcaCAATTCAATAGGAAGCAGGGAAAACATTTGTCATGAAGGTGGTCAAACACTGGAGCAGGAGTCCAGAAAGCATATGGGTTTTCAATCCTTGAAGATACTTAGAACTCTGCTGTCCAGAGCCCTAAAGAATTTGCTCTTGTTGGCTCTACCTTAAGCAGGACTTCTAGAGGTCCCTTTTCACCAAAGTAATTGTCTGTATGTACAAAACTCAAGCAGAATTCAGGAACTGGACTTTGTTTTGGACTGCAGTCCAATCTCTACTGTTACACATGAAGTCTGTAGCAGTCCAAAGCAGAAACTGCCAGGGCAGTAGCAGAACAGCTTTTGGCAAGTGAAGCTGCCTATCTTCACAAGGCAGGTCTGTCTGATGCTGCTCAGCTTGGCTGGTTTGTGCCAACACTGATTTGAAAATCTTAACGAAGCTGCAGACCCACTATTTTTCCTTGGCTCCTAAAAGTCATTAACCAAGCTGGCATTGTGGAAAACACACACCAGAtctgcagcactgctgacaATAAGGCATCTGTGGTTGCTCTCAGCCTGCTGCAGACAAAATATAACCCCTTTCTTCCACTGATGGACTGTGTCTGGTGAGAGGCAGTGCAAGCGTCTTCagtgacagccctgctgggggaaTTCCATGCCTAAGAAACCTGCCATTATTGGCCACATATGCATCAAACAGAGACATCCAAGACTGAGAACTTTTGCTAAGCTGCTGCAGTACCCCAGGCTTCACAGCTGGCTGTTGTCATTTCAACTCAGACTGAGCCACAGAGGAATAAATCAATGGCCACCGGTTTCTGAGGAACTCGGGCAGCTCcctttcctgctgctcagcaagAATCTGTGTTGCTTGTCTGCCATGTAAGAGGTTATGTACAGAAATTCATGGACACAATCATCTTCCCTCTCAAGTCTGCCTCTGGTGGGAACCCTCCTCTATGACTCTTCTTGCCCTTTCTCCCAGACTCAGCCACTGCACAGAACAGGTGACAGCTCACCACCACTGCCACCCCTGATAAGCTAAGGCAGAGCAGTCAGGGCAGCATGCACTAATGAGCTATATTTTGCCTTCTGCTTGACATTGCTCACtacacacaaaatattttgccCAGAGTCTCTGAAGGCTTGATACGCACAACAGCCCCAACAGCATGACCAAGCAAGGCTACAGCATTGCTGTGAGTGCTGAGACACAAATTGTATCTGGGCCTTGCAGCAACACTTTCCAATAAAGCTGCTTCTGGCAGCACTGTCCACTTGAAAGCCAGAAGCTCAAGGTTGCCATGAACTTCCCCAAAGAGTCCTACAGTGCAATAGAGCTGACATCCCATAGTCAATCGAGTGGACTGTAAGAAGGGATTGCAAACACAATCCAGGATACTGGCAGATATCATcacatttcctgttcttccaCTCCTTGCCACAACACTCCAAACCCCTATGGTCACTGCAGTGTGGGTAGAGCtgtgtgctggtgctgccaccaaaaccaaacatttaCTCATAACCTGAGGCTGTCTATTACTGTGTAGAGATTCTCTCAGTCATTTCCAAAAGCTCTTGCAGCAATAAATTGCAGGCATTACTCTTTGCTCATACCTACAGTAAAGCTAATCCAAAGGATGCACATGCTCAAAATGCAGAACAGGAATGTCCTGATGGGATGATGCTCTTTTGGACACTTACTGTATCTGAAGGAAGGGTTATCCAGAGGATGGATAcaggctcttctcagtggtgACACGGaataggacaagagggaatgggcagaaactgaggcacaggaagAGCCATCTGAACATGAGAACTTCTTTACTGTACAGGTGATAACACCCTGGAATAGTAgctcagagaggttgtggagtttCTCTCACCAAAGATACTCAGGAACCATGTGGACACAAACCTGTGCCTGAGACATGCCTGAGATGTCCCTGCTTGTGCAGGGAGGATGGACCAGATAACCCACTGTAGTCCCTTCAAACCTTACCTCTTCTGTGATTTTGTTATCCAGGTAAAACAGGGAAACAGCAAGATGCTAACTAGTTTAAATATTTCAAGGGTCAGGGGCTGTTGAACAGGAAAGGTCACTGCAAATTTAGATGTACACATTTGATCACACAACATTTACTGCATATGGCCAGGCTATCAGGTATCAGCCCTCCCACAGAAACTGCCCATGTGCCAGCTCAGCCTGAAGTAAATGTGAAGCAAATCAGCTTAATTGATGTGCATCCATTCCAAGCTAATGCAAGTCAAGGTACCTTGTTTTCATCACAGACCATGAACATGGACATGAAAAGCTACTGCATTATATTTGTGAGAGTTTCAGGGGATAGCCTGTCAGTCTTTGGAAATATGATCaccatggtttttgtttggggatggttttgtttgtttatttactttttcatttttcccttgcTGATGTGCTTCTGTGGCTCTTTCCTGAAAATACTCACAAGAACCTGGGGGGGGTGATGTCAGTTCAGCATAAATCTGTGTGCTTAAGCATCTCAAAGATTCAGTTTCTTTCAATAAGGCAGAGTAAGTAGCAAGTAAACAAGCTTTTATATttactgttttattttctttataacaTTCATAGCTCAAATATTTTAATGGTGTTTACATGAGCCAGAAACctatgagaaaaataaaacataaacaaTTCCAGGACCCTCAGTTTAGTCACAGGAACAGGGAGAATGAAGTAGTTAGATTAGTTTCTTGTAAAATCAATTCAGGAGACTGTAATTGTTTAGATACAGGGGTATTTTGAAAGAAGAAGCAAGCCCATATAATTTTAGAATACAATCAAACTGGATTACTTCCATGCTTAGATTTGTCTGGAAAGCCAAGCACAAGGGAGATTAGATGCTCACCAATCTTTTTTATAGTCACAGTAATTTATTAATCTTGCGGGCCAAACAATGTTGATTATTCCTGTGCATTTAAAATATCAAACAAAAGTGGCATTTGTATATTAATCCAAATTATTATACTGAAGGGCAGAGGAGTTCTGAGACATGAGGGAAGGAACTGTCTGTGCAGATGGGCCCTTAGTTTACCCCATTTGGAGTTCAGGCCATCCAGCCCTCAGTGCAAGATCTACACCTGTTTTGAGCTGTAAGGAAATAACAGGAAGCTCAGTATCTTTAACAGTATATTTGTGGTCTGCAATGGATATGCAAACTCCAGAAGACCATAAAAAACtctaaaaaaaaatgtagtgaACTGTTCTCCTGTGGAATCGGAAGTTATACAATTTGGTCAAACAAGGCAAGTGTTGGTAAGTGTTCCTAGCAGTGCATTGCTTTGCATATTGTTGTCATTTCCCTAGGACAATCCATTAAGATTCCTGCCTTTTATGAATTGAAAATTACTCTAATTAGGCAAACACTCTCTTCTATGTGCTACCCAGTGCGCTCAAccaaagcaaaagagaaaaccTAACAGAGAGGGAGGAGCCTGCTTCAATTCCCTTCTCCTTGAGGTGCCTAGAGAGAGGCAGAAGTAGGCTATATTGGGGGAGGGTAACACATGCCATTTTCGTGAAATCCCCAGCAAATGCTGGGAGCAAAGCTGATAGAATATCTTGCTGAAGCAATTCAAAACTGTTCAGAACAGATggaggagaagcagagaaatgtgCTGGCCTGGGAAAATGGAACCAAGCAGAAGGCACCTCCTTTCAGCAGTTACCTTTCGCTCCAATTCCCTCTGGGCTGTTAAATCCCTACAGCTGAATGCACCACTTAAAAATTTCAACCAAAACATACTCCCAGTCCACTCAACATTAATTTACACTACACTGAGCCAAGGCTGCTGCGGTTAACCAAGCTCCCAGCTCACTCTGTGAGTCACAAAAGCAATAACCTCAGTTACAGGACAGGAGAACTTTGAGCTGgtagatatttttctttaagcCTATGATGCAATAAGGTTTTAATCTTCCTTAAAGACTTCTCTGCCTTTGGACATCTATTTCAAAATCAGCACTGCAAGCTGAACtattctcttttcctctttagCCTCCACAGAATCAGATGGATTATGTTTTCTGTCTTGGCAACAGAAAGCTTACTGCATTCAGGTCAACATTTCTCATTATTATAACAAGTATTTGAACAGCCAAATGTAGTCACAGACTGAGAGTAGGGGAGAGAGGACCAACAGTAGCTATGGAGAACATGTAATGTAAAGCaacataaaaattaaatgtgCTGCTTCTGATACCAAAGGCAAGTGAACTACAATTTTTGGTCATGTATCCTTCAGAATAGGAATAGTCACGAAATTACAGAAAGCTTACAGAAAAGTAAGAAAACTAAAAGTAGTCTGGGTAGAGAAAGAGTAAACTggccaagaaaaacaaagactgTCCAAGGGACAAGACCAAGTCACTCTAAAGCCTGCTATGAACTGTGCTAAACATCTCTGCCTTCCAGATTCACTAAACAACAACAGAGAGAAACGGTACTGAACAAGTCAGTGTAAATTTGGCAGTGAGAGCTGACCCCTGACATGGCCCCCAGAACCTCTGGACCCTGTCAGCACAAGAAGCCACAGTGCAGTGATGCCCTTGCAGTGGTCAGTCTCACAAGACAGGATTCATCCCCCTCTGGCAAGGGGACCTGAGCTGCTGTGTTCAAGCCTGACAGAAATTGATTTTAGCACAATCAATTAcggtatttatttttttatttctaaaacaaTGTATTTCAATGTAGGCAACATTACAGGATTATGACTGAAAGCAAAAGCATTGTTTCAAACTTGGCATTGATGAAGAGAATACTGTAAGTAGAGATGCCAAGTGTAAATCATTTAAGAAATGCCTTCTTCTTTGATTTTTGTGACCTTCCTCGAGGACCTACAGTTTCTGAACATCACTAAAGAAAGAATTGATATTGACCACCTGAGGGTTGATATACAGAATAATAAGaagagtttttttgttgttcttcagggaaaaaaggGTCTATGCATGAGGTAAGAGGAGTATTCTCTCAATCACTTGGCTCTTGGGGAGGTTTCCAAAATCATCTGAAACAGTGACAAGCGTGAATGCATAGAAGACACAActtgaaggaaggaaggaagaaagaaagaatgatttGTTTTACGGACAATCGTGTCACAGGATGCACCATCTCAAATGTTCTGCAGTCTGCATTGTCACTGTGACCACGCGGGCCTAGTTGGCCACATTCCACGAACACATCTGAACACAGTTACCAGGCAGTACTAGCAAGCAGCACTTCCCCTCCTACCCAGAAGTGTTCAGGTTTTTAAGCTTTCCTTTTCACTGCTCAGATTCCCAAAATTTACCACCAAACTATATCACAAGCACAAAAGTTTCCAAGTTGTCTGAATAGATTAGAAAGCATCAAAATGAAGTAATGTGCTAGGTGTTTTTATGTGGAAATTCAGAAAGCTACAAGATGCCAAGACTGACTTTGTAGGCAAAAAGGGAGGTAAAAAGCCTTTGCTTGATCTGTGTGGAGATTGGCATGGAGATAATTATAGTGGCAACCTACCTCTGTTTACAGTCTTTGCTTGGACCAACACTTTCATATAAGAGTAGTTATACTCTACTCAACTCAATTACAGGTAAATCATGCACCCATGTAATCTCAAGATTTATAACTCTTAGCACATGATAAAACATGGCTATTTCACCTGATAGGCGAAAAGCTATTTCCCTACAGGCTACAGTAGAAGCAATTCTGACCACATGAAAAGTTTTGAGGTTATCCAGTGCAGGAAACACACATCTCCCAAAGTGGTTGCTGCTAAATGACTAACAGAGCACAAAACACATGATCCCTGTACTATTTTCTTCCTAACTTTGCAAACCTATCGTTGACCTTCGTGAAACCTCATGCTTTGGACTTTCATTTTAAGCTTGCAGGAAATCACAAGAATCTCCTCATAGGGCAGATGAGCAAAGTGAATGCCAACAAACTGTAAAACAAGATTACACAGAGCCATCTGTTCAGACACTGAGTCTGTTGAGAAGTCTCATCCCACACAGACTGCTGGTCTGACACAGGTCAGAATCTGCTCATAACAGGTATAAAACACTCTCCTGTTGCATTCCTAATTCACGCTTCCAAAAGTTTAAGCAAAACCTGTTTCCTTTCAATCCCAAGTTTCAGGTTCGGTTGGAAATGCTCACAATCTCGACAACACATCCAGCAGACTCCTACAAACCCTCTGAAGGAGAGGGAGGATAGCTGCACAtcaccagcccagcccggcctcaCCACAACATGGAGCCGTTCGAGCTCCATAACCTTGTAAACGGCAGGCACCTTTCCTCAGCTCAGCCTTGCGGCCGCACACCGGCCGGGCTCAGGGAGCCGCGCCGTGCCTCCCTGCAGGGGCCAGGGAACACTTTTACTGTGCCGTTAGGAAATACACCCGCGCAGCGACAACGGGCGGCTGCGGGAGAGCAGGCTggacccagagcagctgcatctGCCGCACTGATCGTCCCGAAGGCAGCGGGGTCCCGCAGCCAAACCCCGCAGCGTCCCCAGGCACCGAGCCGCCGGGCAAGCCCCGCGCATCCCGAGCCGCGCTGCACCCGCCGGACACCGGCGCCGCCCGGAGCGCCCTCGGGGAGCCTTTCCCGGCGGGCCGCTCCCTCAGGGGAACGATACCGGGCGGGGACCGCCATCCCCGGGGCGGCAGGCGGCGACTTCGGCCCCGTTTTCCGGCGCGGCAAAGCCGGGCCGCGGTGGTCGGTGGCGGAACGGGAGCCCGCGGGAGGCGGCGGCCGGTGCGGCCCCGGCTCCCTCGCCGTGCTCTTACCCAGCATGAGGTGGCTGAGGCGCCGGGCCATGCCCTTGGACAGGTCGTACACATAGAGCTTCACGGGGTGCAGCGCCAGCGGCTCCTCCATGGGGACGGTGACGCGGGCGCGGCCGCCGGGAGGCAGCCGGAACCCTTGCAGACAAGGTTGGAAGGCCCTTCCCTCCGGCA
This region of Zonotrichia albicollis isolate bZonAlb1 chromosome 4, bZonAlb1.hap1, whole genome shotgun sequence genomic DNA includes:
- the DESI1 gene encoding desumoylating isopeptidase 1, whose product is MRPGRVAPSSPPVTSPLVPLCRGPTPGPPFPPVPLRLPEGRAFQPCLQGFRLPPGGRARVTVPMEEPLALHPVKLYVYDLSKGMARRLSHLMLGKQLDGIWHTSIIVHKDEFFYGSGGISSCAPGGTLLGPPDTVVDLGNTEVTEEIFLEYLSSLGESAFRGESYNLFEHNCNTFSNEVAQFLTGKKIPSYITDLPSEVLSTPFGQALRPLLDSIQIQPPGGNTFSRHNGQS